A single region of the Microcella sp. genome encodes:
- the ilvA gene encoding threonine ammonia-lyase, whose protein sequence is MTTPLTLAGPTLADVEAARIVVSRVSEVTPMETSRYLSDVLSAPVHLKCENLQRTGSYKIRGAYNRMSHLTDDEKARGVVAASAGNHAQGVAFAARELGIAATIFMPIGVALPKLQATRSYGAEVVLRGHTVDEPLRAAQEFAERTGAVYIPPFDHADVIAGQGTLGLEMLDQVPDLETVIVPIGGGGLISGVASVLKRRAAALGREIRVIGVQASNAAPYPISLAAGEPTEITITPTIADGIAVSKPGALNFAIIRDAVDEVVTVDDDDIAKAMLVLLERAKLVVEPAGAVGVAAILTGAVRATGQTVVVLSGGNIDPLIMERVISHGLAASERYLKLRIPLPDRPGQLARTSEIIADQNANVVEVLHTRHGTGLAISQVELELHIETRGPEHADQVLAALRDSGYDPRVDF, encoded by the coding sequence ATGACCACTCCGCTCACCCTCGCCGGGCCGACCCTCGCCGACGTCGAGGCAGCCCGCATCGTCGTCAGCCGAGTGTCAGAAGTGACGCCGATGGAGACCTCGCGCTACCTCAGCGACGTGCTGAGCGCGCCCGTGCATCTCAAGTGCGAGAACCTGCAGCGCACCGGGTCATACAAGATTCGCGGCGCATACAACCGCATGTCGCACCTCACCGACGACGAGAAGGCTCGGGGAGTCGTCGCGGCCAGCGCCGGCAATCACGCCCAGGGTGTCGCGTTCGCGGCGCGCGAGCTGGGCATCGCGGCCACCATCTTCATGCCCATCGGGGTCGCGCTGCCCAAGCTGCAGGCCACGCGCAGCTACGGCGCAGAGGTGGTCTTGCGCGGCCACACCGTCGATGAGCCGCTGCGGGCTGCGCAGGAGTTTGCCGAGCGCACCGGGGCGGTCTACATTCCCCCCTTCGACCACGCCGACGTCATCGCCGGTCAAGGCACGCTCGGTCTCGAGATGCTCGACCAGGTGCCCGACCTCGAGACCGTGATCGTGCCGATCGGCGGAGGAGGGCTCATCTCAGGAGTGGCAAGCGTGCTCAAGCGTCGCGCAGCAGCACTCGGCCGAGAGATCAGAGTGATCGGTGTGCAGGCCTCGAACGCCGCGCCATACCCGATCTCGCTCGCCGCAGGCGAGCCCACCGAGATCACCATCACCCCGACGATCGCCGACGGCATCGCCGTCTCGAAACCGGGCGCCCTGAACTTCGCCATCATCCGCGATGCGGTCGACGAGGTCGTCACGGTCGACGACGACGACATCGCCAAGGCGATGCTCGTGCTGCTCGAACGCGCCAAGCTCGTGGTCGAGCCCGCAGGAGCGGTGGGAGTGGCGGCGATCTTGACCGGAGCCGTGCGCGCTACCGGTCAGACCGTCGTCGTGCTGTCGGGAGGCAACATCGACCCGCTCATCATGGAGCGCGTGATCTCGCACGGACTCGCCGCCTCAGAGCGCTACTTGAAGCTGCGCATCCCCTTGCCCGACCGACCTGGTCAGTTGGCCCGCACGAGCGAGATCATCGCCGACCAGAACGCGAACGTCGTCGAGGTGCTGCACACGCGCCACGGCACAGGGCTCGCGATCAGCCAGGTCGAGCTCGAACTGCACATCGAGACCCGCGGCCCCGAGCATGCTGATCAGGTGCTCGCGGCGCTGCGCGACTCTGGCTATGACCCGCGCGTCGACTTCTAG
- the greA gene encoding transcription elongation factor GreA, which produces MSDSTGSTTQWLTQEAHDRLTAELEHLSTEGRAEIAKRIEAARDEGDLKENGGYHAAKDEQGKIEARIRTLTALLRNATVGEAPDAHGVVEPGTVVTATILGDDERFLLGSREIVGDDSDIDVYSEQSPLGQAILGAKVGDTVTYEAPNGSTVTVTIVDVSTYTG; this is translated from the coding sequence ATGAGCGACAGCACCGGCAGCACCACTCAGTGGCTGACCCAAGAGGCGCACGACCGTCTCACGGCAGAGCTCGAGCACCTCTCGACCGAGGGCCGTGCCGAGATCGCGAAGCGCATCGAGGCAGCGCGCGATGAAGGCGACTTGAAGGAGAACGGCGGCTACCATGCCGCCAAAGACGAGCAGGGCAAGATCGAAGCCCGCATCCGCACCCTCACGGCGCTGCTGCGCAATGCCACGGTCGGCGAGGCGCCAGACGCCCACGGAGTCGTCGAGCCCGGCACCGTCGTCACGGCGACGATTCTGGGCGATGACGAGCGCTTTCTGCTCGGCAGCCGCGAGATCGTCGGCGACGACAGCGATATCGACGTGTACAGCGAGCAGAGCCCGCTGGGCCAGGCGATTCTGGGCGCCAAGGTCGGCGACACGGTGACCTACGAGGCTCCGAACGGTTCGACCGTCACGGTGACCATCGTCGATGTGAGCACCTACACCGGCTAG
- a CDS encoding DUF4307 domain-containing protein — protein MTSTQQSLDERYGRTPGAERRQRTLMIVAGVVFALVFTAWVVWGGLSGTNASIETRELGYANATDSSIDVRWEVSVDPGQPVGCAIQALNESFGIVGWRIIEIPASTERTRVFVETIRTAEPAVTGLPYRCWLP, from the coding sequence ATGACGAGCACGCAGCAGAGCCTCGATGAGCGCTACGGGCGCACGCCGGGAGCAGAGCGTCGGCAGCGCACGCTCATGATCGTCGCGGGAGTGGTCTTCGCACTCGTGTTCACGGCCTGGGTCGTGTGGGGTGGGCTGTCTGGCACGAACGCGTCGATCGAGACTCGCGAGCTGGGCTACGCCAACGCGACAGACTCGTCGATCGACGTGCGGTGGGAGGTGTCGGTCGACCCGGGGCAACCGGTCGGATGCGCCATCCAGGCGCTCAACGAGAGCTTCGGCATCGTCGGTTGGCGCATCATCGAGATTCCCGCGTCGACCGAGCGCACTCGCGTCTTCGTCGAGACGATTCGCACCGCAGAACCCGCCGTCACCGGTTTGCCCTACCGGTGCTGGCTCCCGTAA
- a CDS encoding hemolysin III family protein, translating into MTSPSPGENELAAVDDEPAADIPNIPLLEESIEYEALDLKPTWRGWIHAATFPLAIVLGLVLIAVGDGPAARWSSAVFVFSSLLLFGISATYHRFDWPDRTRVLLKRLDHANIFLLIAGTYTPLSIMALPPEKGYLLLVLVWSGALIGIGFRVFWIGAPRWAYVPLYVMLGWAAVLYIVDLFEANIAMMVLVIVGGLAYTAGAIVYGMKKPNPVPGVFGFHEIFHTLTVIAFLCHWTAVLLVALDPPFGG; encoded by the coding sequence ATGACCTCCCCCTCCCCCGGCGAGAACGAGTTGGCTGCGGTCGACGACGAACCCGCAGCGGACATCCCGAACATTCCGCTGCTCGAAGAGTCGATCGAGTACGAAGCACTCGATCTCAAGCCCACGTGGCGGGGGTGGATTCACGCGGCGACGTTCCCCCTCGCGATCGTGCTGGGTCTCGTGCTGATCGCCGTAGGAGACGGGCCGGCGGCGCGGTGGTCGAGCGCCGTCTTCGTGTTCTCGTCGCTGCTGCTGTTTGGCATCTCAGCCACCTATCACCGCTTCGACTGGCCAGACCGCACCCGGGTGCTCTTGAAGCGGCTCGACCACGCCAACATCTTCTTGCTCATCGCCGGCACCTACACGCCCCTCTCGATCATGGCTCTGCCGCCCGAGAAGGGCTATCTGCTGCTCGTGCTCGTCTGGTCGGGCGCCCTCATCGGCATCGGATTCCGGGTGTTCTGGATCGGGGCGCCCCGCTGGGCGTATGTGCCCCTCTACGTGATGCTCGGCTGGGCCGCCGTGCTCTACATCGTCGATCTCTTCGAGGCGAATATCGCGATGATGGTGCTCGTCATCGTCGGAGGGCTCGCCTACACCGCGGGAGCCATCGTCTACGGCATGAAGAAGCCCAACCCGGTTCCTGGCGTGTTCGGGTTCCACGAGATCTTCCACACGCTGACAGTTATCGCGTTTCTATGCCACTGGACGGCCGTCTTGCTCGTCGCCCTCGACCCGCCGTTCGGCGGCTAG
- a CDS encoding isoprenyl transferase, whose amino-acid sequence MRSTRTPRGRGLLYQLYMRRLRRQLADATHPRHVAMILDGNRRWARLRVGGTTAHGHRAGADKIVEFLTWCDSAEIGVVTLYLLSTDNLTGRDDDELRELVQIIGDLAGELASIRDWRVQHVGSRDGLPDALLSELDTAQETSSSRTGLHINLAVGYGGRREIADAVRAIVHQHAERGGTLDELAELVTPEKIAEHLYTGGQPDPDLVIRTSGEQRLSDFMLWQSAHSEFYFVEALGPDLREVDFLRALRDFSRRQRRFGQ is encoded by the coding sequence GTGCGATCAACGAGAACTCCGCGCGGTCGCGGTCTGCTCTACCAGCTGTACATGCGGCGTCTGCGTCGGCAACTGGCCGATGCCACGCATCCGCGGCACGTGGCCATGATTCTCGACGGCAACCGCCGCTGGGCTCGCTTGCGGGTCGGCGGCACCACCGCGCACGGGCACCGCGCGGGCGCCGACAAGATCGTCGAGTTTCTCACCTGGTGCGACAGCGCCGAGATCGGCGTGGTCACGCTCTACCTGCTGTCGACCGACAACCTGACGGGTCGAGACGATGACGAGCTGCGCGAGCTCGTGCAGATCATCGGTGACCTCGCCGGCGAGCTCGCCTCGATCAGAGACTGGCGCGTGCAGCACGTCGGCAGCCGCGACGGCCTGCCAGACGCCCTGCTCTCAGAGCTCGACACGGCACAAGAGACCTCGAGCTCGCGCACCGGCCTGCACATCAACCTCGCCGTCGGCTACGGCGGGCGCCGAGAGATCGCCGACGCCGTGCGGGCCATCGTTCATCAGCATGCCGAGCGGGGCGGAACGCTCGACGAGCTCGCCGAGCTCGTGACGCCCGAGAAGATCGCCGAGCACCTCTACACGGGTGGCCAGCCCGACCCCGACCTCGTGATTCGCACTTCGGGCGAGCAGAGGCTCAGCGACTTCATGCTCTGGCAGAGCGCCCACAGCGAGTTCTACTTCGTCGAAGCACTCGGCCCCGACCTGCGCGAGGTCGACTTCTTGCGCGCGCTGCGAGACTTCTCTCGGCGCCAGCGAAGGTTCGGGCAGTAG
- a CDS encoding aminotransferase class V-fold PLP-dependent enzyme, producing MGDLDAFIAGFSEDPGYLDHPRLSPVGEHALAEQRAMTEVLSRARFGSFAKLDDQDERVRASVAALVRRDPDQVVFQPSTSQGLMHVMFGLTGGVAASSGEFPAVGYAMARAAESLGVLVPHTITPEHDRVTPGVVRDQLASSVVAVVVSLVDYRTGHLVDLEGIRQVIGDRLLIVDAIQGVGIVDAPWEVADVVVSGGQKWLRAGQGTGFLALSDRAREQLTPVWSGWLAHGGPELRHDVVEPAPDASAFRVGYPDTFAQARLAGAVDAVLAAGVPSIRAAIIERTARLIEIADEAGIEVSSPREDAERAGIVVLEPHPEFVSTLGAALHNHGVTATVRTGRVRLGAHVSTGDETFEQFRAALAEFSTMVRA from the coding sequence GTGGGCGATCTCGACGCATTCATCGCGGGGTTCTCTGAAGACCCCGGCTATCTCGATCACCCCCGGCTGTCGCCTGTCGGCGAGCACGCTCTCGCCGAACAGCGCGCGATGACCGAGGTGCTGTCGCGCGCTCGATTCGGCTCGTTCGCGAAGCTCGACGACCAAGACGAGCGCGTGCGCGCATCAGTGGCGGCTCTCGTGCGCCGCGACCCCGATCAGGTGGTCTTTCAACCGAGCACGAGCCAGGGGCTCATGCACGTCATGTTCGGGCTGACGGGCGGGGTCGCGGCGTCGTCTGGCGAGTTTCCGGCCGTGGGCTACGCCATGGCGCGCGCGGCCGAGTCGCTAGGCGTGCTCGTGCCCCACACGATCACGCCCGAGCACGACCGAGTGACGCCCGGCGTGGTGCGCGATCAGCTCGCCTCGTCGGTGGTGGCCGTGGTCGTGAGCCTCGTCGACTACCGCACCGGCCACCTCGTCGACCTCGAAGGAATCCGGCAGGTGATCGGCGACCGCTTGCTCATCGTCGACGCGATTCAGGGCGTCGGCATCGTCGATGCGCCGTGGGAGGTCGCCGACGTCGTCGTCTCGGGCGGTCAGAAGTGGCTGCGAGCCGGCCAAGGCACAGGGTTTCTCGCCCTCAGCGACCGGGCCCGTGAGCAGCTCACGCCCGTGTGGTCGGGCTGGCTCGCGCACGGCGGCCCCGAGCTGCGGCACGATGTGGTCGAGCCGGCACCCGACGCTTCCGCCTTCCGGGTGGGCTACCCAGACACCTTCGCGCAGGCCCGCCTGGCCGGTGCGGTCGACGCTGTGCTCGCCGCCGGTGTGCCGAGCATCCGTGCTGCGATCATCGAGCGCACCGCCCGCCTCATCGAGATCGCAGACGAAGCGGGCATCGAGGTCAGTTCGCCACGCGAAGATGCTGAGCGGGCGGGCATCGTGGTGCTCGAACCGCATCCCGAGTTCGTCAGCACCCTCGGCGCGGCGCTGCACAACCACGGCGTCACCGCCACCGTGCGCACCGGGCGAGTTCGACTGGGCGCCCATGTCTCGACGGGCGATGAGACCTTTGAGCAGTTTCGGGCGGCGCTCGCCGAGTTCTCGACGATGGTGCGTGCCTGA
- a CDS encoding PhoH family protein, producing the protein MAQRTYVLDTSVLLSDPSALFRFAEHAVVLPVVVITELEAKRHDPEIGFFARKALRNLDELRVQHERLDFPIAVGEAGGSLRVELNHSNQSVLPSGLQLGDNDSRILAVAMNLANDGLDVTVVSKDLPLRVKASSIGLAAEEYRAELAVDSGWTGMADVSLSSDQMAQLYDREVLRTAEVRELPINTSLVIHSDRGSALGRVVGDDEIALVRGDRDIFGLHGRSAEQRLAIDLLIDPQVGIVSLGGRAGTGKSALALCAGLEAVLERQQQRKIMVFRPLYAVGGQELGYLPGDASEKMNPWAQATFDTLGSVVSQNVLDEVVDRGLLEVLPLTHIRGRSLHDAFVIVDEAQSLERNVLLTVLSRIGQNSKVVLTHDVAQRDNLRVGRHDGVASVIETLKGHALFGHITLTRSERSAIAALVTELLEGNELA; encoded by the coding sequence GTGGCGCAGCGAACGTATGTTCTCGACACGTCCGTGCTGTTGAGCGACCCCTCTGCTCTGTTCCGATTCGCTGAACACGCGGTCGTGCTTCCGGTGGTCGTGATCACCGAGCTCGAAGCCAAGCGTCACGATCCAGAGATCGGGTTCTTCGCCCGCAAGGCGCTGCGCAATCTCGACGAACTGCGGGTGCAGCACGAACGACTCGACTTTCCGATCGCCGTGGGTGAGGCGGGCGGCTCGCTGCGGGTCGAGCTGAACCACTCGAACCAGTCGGTGCTGCCCAGCGGCCTGCAGCTCGGAGACAACGACTCGCGCATTCTGGCCGTGGCGATGAACCTCGCCAACGACGGCCTCGATGTCACGGTCGTCTCGAAAGACCTGCCCTTGCGGGTGAAGGCCTCGTCGATCGGTCTTGCTGCTGAAGAATATCGAGCCGAGCTCGCAGTCGACAGCGGCTGGACGGGCATGGCCGACGTCTCACTCTCGAGCGACCAGATGGCGCAGCTCTACGATCGCGAGGTGCTGCGCACGGCTGAGGTTCGCGAGCTGCCGATCAACACCTCGCTCGTGATCCACAGCGATCGCGGCTCGGCGCTCGGCCGAGTGGTCGGCGACGACGAGATCGCGCTCGTGCGCGGTGACCGCGACATCTTCGGTCTGCATGGTCGTTCGGCCGAGCAGCGGCTCGCGATCGACCTGCTCATAGACCCTCAGGTCGGCATCGTGTCGCTCGGCGGCCGTGCGGGAACAGGCAAGTCGGCGCTGGCCCTGTGCGCCGGCCTCGAGGCAGTGCTCGAGCGGCAGCAGCAGCGCAAGATCATGGTGTTTCGCCCGCTGTACGCCGTCGGCGGTCAAGAGCTCGGCTACCTGCCCGGTGACGCGAGCGAGAAGATGAACCCCTGGGCGCAGGCCACGTTCGACACGCTCGGCTCTGTCGTATCGCAGAACGTGCTCGACGAGGTCGTCGACCGCGGCTTGCTCGAGGTGCTGCCCCTCACGCACATTCGCGGCCGTTCGCTGCACGACGCCTTCGTGATCGTCGATGAGGCGCAGTCGCTCGAGCGGAACGTGCTGCTCACTGTGCTCAGCCGCATCGGTCAGAACTCGAAGGTCGTGCTGACGCACGATGTCGCTCAGCGCGACAACCTGCGGGTGGGGCGCCACGACGGCGTGGCGAGCGTCATCGAGACGCTCAAGGGTCACGCGCTGTTCGGGCACATCACGCTGACGCGCAGCGAGCGCAGTGCGATCGCCGCCCTCGTCACCGAACTGCTCGAAGGCAACGAGCTCGCCTGA
- a CDS encoding aspartate ammonia-lyase: protein MSDTTETDFRIEHDTMGEVRVPRTALYRAQTQRAVENFPISGSGLEPGQIVALAQIKRAAALVNAELGILDAALAHAIVGAADQIIAGQHHDQFPVDTYQTGSGTSSNMNMNEVLATLASTDELPVHPNDHVNASQSSNDVFPTSVHLAVTEALLRDLIPALEHLAGALEAKAELWKTAVKAGRTHLMDATPVTLGQEFAGYARQVRLGVARVRSTIERVAEVPLGGTATGTGINTPLGFSQKVIAELAASTGLPITEALDHFEAQGARDGLVEASGALRVIAVSLTKICNDIRWMGSGPNTGLAELHIPDLQPGSSIMPGKVNPVVPEAVLMVCARVIGNDATIAWAGASGSFELNVAIPVMGTSLLESIRLLSNSTRVLADKTIDGLEANLDRARALAESSPSIVTPLNRVIGYEAAAKIAKHSVAKGLTIREAVIDLGFVERGEVTLEQLDTALDVLSMTTPGL, encoded by the coding sequence GTGAGTGACACGACCGAGACCGACTTCCGCATCGAGCACGACACGATGGGCGAGGTGCGCGTGCCGCGCACGGCCCTCTACCGAGCGCAGACGCAGCGCGCCGTCGAGAACTTTCCGATCTCAGGCTCGGGGCTCGAGCCGGGGCAGATCGTCGCCCTCGCCCAGATCAAGCGCGCGGCGGCGCTCGTGAACGCCGAGCTCGGCATTCTGGATGCTGCGCTCGCGCACGCGATCGTCGGTGCCGCCGACCAGATCATCGCCGGGCAGCACCACGACCAGTTTCCGGTCGACACCTACCAGACGGGTTCAGGCACGTCGTCGAACATGAATATGAACGAGGTGCTCGCGACCCTGGCCTCGACCGATGAGCTGCCCGTGCACCCCAACGACCACGTCAACGCCTCGCAGTCGTCGAACGACGTGTTTCCGACCTCGGTGCACCTCGCGGTCACCGAAGCACTGCTGCGTGACCTGATTCCTGCACTGGAGCACCTCGCGGGCGCACTCGAGGCCAAAGCCGAGCTCTGGAAGACCGCCGTCAAGGCCGGGCGCACCCACCTCATGGACGCGACGCCCGTCACCCTCGGCCAAGAGTTCGCCGGCTATGCGCGCCAAGTGCGCCTCGGCGTCGCACGAGTGAGGTCGACCATCGAACGCGTCGCCGAGGTGCCGCTCGGGGGCACGGCGACGGGCACCGGCATCAACACCCCGCTCGGCTTCTCGCAGAAGGTCATCGCCGAACTCGCCGCGTCGACCGGTCTGCCCATCACCGAGGCACTCGACCACTTCGAGGCTCAGGGCGCGCGCGACGGCCTCGTCGAAGCCTCGGGGGCGCTGCGCGTCATCGCGGTCTCGCTCACGAAAATCTGCAACGACATCCGCTGGATGGGTTCGGGGCCCAACACCGGTCTCGCCGAACTCCACATTCCCGACCTGCAGCCAGGCTCGTCGATCATGCCGGGCAAGGTGAACCCCGTCGTGCCAGAGGCCGTGCTCATGGTGTGCGCACGAGTCATCGGCAACGACGCCACGATCGCGTGGGCCGGTGCTTCCGGGTCGTTCGAGTTGAACGTCGCGATTCCCGTCATGGGCACGTCGCTGCTCGAGTCGATTCGTCTGCTGTCGAACTCGACCCGAGTGCTCGCCGACAAGACCATCGACGGCCTCGAGGCCAACCTCGACCGGGCACGCGCCCTCGCCGAGAGCTCGCCCTCGATCGTGACACCCCTCAACCGCGTCATCGGCTACGAGGCCGCGGCCAAGATCGCGAAGCACTCGGTGGCCAAGGGGCTGACCATTCGCGAGGCTGTGATCGACCTCGGGTTCGTCGAGCGCGGCGAGGTCACCCTCGAGCAGCTCGACACGGCGCTCGACGTGCTGAGCATGACCACGCCGGGTCTCTAG
- a CDS encoding carbonic anhydrase gives MTERPRPETVWREMLRGNERFVSGTPRHPRQDVERRGEIATAQAPRAALFGCSDSRLAAEIIFDKGLGDLFVVRNAGQVISESVIGSLEYAVAVLGASLIVVLGHDECGAVRAAIDAEASDAVALPVHIQGIVDQIAPAVQRVRVSAGVTDTADIDPQEVGRQHLRDTVGALLAASELISAEVAAGTLGIVGANYRLLEGRVVPDVAIGQL, from the coding sequence ATGACAGAACGACCTCGGCCAGAGACCGTCTGGCGCGAGATGCTTCGCGGAAACGAGCGATTCGTCTCCGGCACACCACGCCACCCCCGGCAAGACGTCGAGCGCAGAGGCGAGATCGCCACCGCCCAAGCACCGCGCGCCGCCCTGTTCGGGTGCAGCGACTCGCGGCTCGCCGCCGAGATCATCTTCGACAAGGGCCTCGGCGACCTGTTCGTCGTGCGCAATGCCGGGCAGGTGATCAGCGAGAGCGTCATCGGCTCGCTCGAGTATGCCGTCGCGGTGCTCGGCGCTTCGCTCATCGTCGTGCTCGGCCACGACGAGTGCGGCGCGGTGCGCGCAGCGATCGACGCCGAGGCCAGCGACGCGGTCGCCCTGCCCGTGCACATTCAGGGCATCGTCGACCAGATCGCACCCGCCGTGCAGCGAGTTCGAGTGTCGGCCGGCGTCACCGACACCGCCGACATCGACCCCCAAGAGGTCGGCCGGCAGCACTTGCGCGACACCGTCGGCGCCCTGCTCGCGGCAAGCGAGCTCATCAGCGCCGAGGTCGCCGCCGGTACCCTGGGAATCGTCGGCGCCAACTACCGCCTTCTCGAAGGCCGAGTCGTGCCCGACGTCGCCATCGGGCAGCTCTGA
- a CDS encoding DUF4245 family protein: MADEPRVVAELGRPETPDEKAARVAESRRRRRANQSTKNLLLSLAASFAIVLFLVLVVVRPDPAPLAIDYVAAAAEAEASLGTTVVAPVVPVTWAANRAELAGSGGVTEWTIGFVTADNTFIGVLQGFDANPTWLRTALRDPGDGDTVTIADRQWQRYDRRGVSGVGLREFALVTETAGSTIVLYGTASDDDFMLVATAVAADVPAPAD, translated from the coding sequence ATGGCAGACGAACCCCGCGTGGTCGCCGAGCTCGGCCGACCCGAGACCCCCGACGAGAAGGCGGCGCGTGTCGCCGAGTCTCGGCGCAGACGCCGCGCGAACCAGTCGACGAAGAACCTGCTGCTGTCGCTCGCCGCGTCATTCGCCATTGTGCTCTTTCTGGTCTTGGTCGTCGTGCGACCTGACCCCGCACCTCTCGCGATCGACTACGTCGCCGCGGCGGCAGAGGCTGAAGCGAGTCTCGGCACCACCGTCGTCGCACCCGTCGTGCCCGTCACGTGGGCGGCCAACCGCGCCGAGCTGGCCGGGTCGGGCGGAGTCACCGAGTGGACGATCGGATTCGTCACCGCCGACAACACGTTCATCGGTGTGCTGCAGGGTTTCGACGCCAACCCCACCTGGCTGCGCACTGCACTTCGCGACCCCGGCGACGGCGACACCGTCACGATCGCCGACCGTCAGTGGCAGCGCTACGACCGTCGAGGCGTCAGCGGAGTCGGCTTGCGCGAGTTCGCGCTCGTCACCGAGACGGCCGGCAGCACCATCGTGCTCTACGGCACCGCGAGCGATGACGACTTCATGCTCGTCGCGACCGCGGTCGCCGCTGACGTGCCCGCGCCCGCCGACTGA
- a CDS encoding exodeoxyribonuclease VII small subunit, translated as MVDVTPSEDSTDRETESLSYEQARDELVRVVTELEQGGVTLEQSIALWERGEALARRCEEWLIGAKQRLDAARAAAED; from the coding sequence ATGGTTGACGTGACCCCCAGCGAAGACTCGACCGACCGCGAGACCGAGAGCCTGTCATACGAGCAAGCCCGAGACGAACTCGTGCGCGTCGTGACCGAGCTCGAGCAGGGCGGCGTCACGCTCGAGCAGTCGATCGCCCTGTGGGAGCGCGGCGAAGCGCTCGCGCGCCGGTGCGAAGAGTGGCTCATCGGCGCGAAGCAACGACTCGATGCCGCACGCGCGGCCGCAGAAGACTGA
- the xseA gene encoding exodeoxyribonuclease VII large subunit produces the protein MSDTTAAPRPSSADEPWPVAQLSAKLKEYVDRLGSVWVDGEIAQWGVSGGNVYGKLKDVSADATVSFTVWSSVRAKLPEGLGQGDRVTALVKANWWVKGGTLTMQVFDMRRVGLGDLLERLERLRQTLAAEGLFDPARKRPLPFLPRCVGLVTGKDSDAEKDVLRNAQLRWPSVRFRVVHAAVQGDRAVAEVTAGIHELDADPEVDVIIVARGGGDFQNLLPFSDESLVRAAAACETPLVSAIGHENDRPLLDEVADLRASTPTDAAKRVVPDVSEELARVQQARSRMLSRVTTSISTEVERIATIRSRPALADPTWIIDSRADELTRAVARGVELTHRVLERAHLEIDERRSQLRALSPQRTLDRGYAIAQIDDGSVLRSAASAAPGARVLLTLADGRLATVVETPTPTAERPA, from the coding sequence GTGAGCGACACCACCGCTGCCCCCCGGCCGTCGAGCGCCGACGAGCCCTGGCCCGTCGCCCAGTTGTCGGCGAAGTTGAAAGAGTATGTCGATCGACTCGGCTCGGTGTGGGTCGACGGCGAGATCGCCCAGTGGGGCGTCTCGGGCGGCAACGTCTACGGCAAGCTGAAAGACGTCAGTGCCGACGCCACGGTCTCGTTCACCGTGTGGTCGTCGGTGCGGGCCAAGCTGCCCGAGGGTCTCGGTCAGGGCGACCGGGTGACCGCGCTCGTCAAGGCGAACTGGTGGGTCAAAGGCGGCACGCTCACCATGCAGGTGTTCGACATGCGCCGGGTGGGCCTCGGCGATCTGCTCGAACGACTCGAGCGCCTGCGTCAGACGCTCGCCGCCGAAGGCCTCTTCGACCCCGCACGCAAACGACCGCTGCCCTTCTTGCCGCGCTGCGTCGGGCTCGTCACCGGCAAAGACAGCGATGCCGAGAAAGATGTGCTGCGCAACGCGCAGCTGCGGTGGCCGTCGGTGCGGTTTCGGGTGGTGCACGCGGCCGTGCAGGGAGACCGCGCCGTCGCCGAGGTGACGGCGGGCATCCATGAATTGGATGCTGACCCCGAGGTCGACGTCATCATCGTCGCGCGTGGTGGCGGTGACTTCCAGAACCTGCTGCCCTTCAGCGATGAGAGTCTCGTGCGCGCGGCAGCGGCGTGCGAGACGCCGCTCGTGAGCGCGATCGGTCACGAGAACGACCGGCCATTGCTCGACGAGGTCGCCGACCTGCGCGCCTCGACGCCGACCGATGCCGCCAAACGGGTTGTTCCCGATGTGAGCGAAGAGCTCGCACGCGTGCAGCAGGCCCGATCTCGCATGCTCTCGCGCGTGACGACGTCGATCAGCACCGAAGTCGAGCGCATCGCCACCATTCGTTCGCGCCCCGCCCTCGCCGACCCGACGTGGATCATCGACTCGCGAGCCGACGAGCTCACGCGCGCCGTCGCTCGCGGAGTCGAGTTGACGCACCGAGTGCTCGAGCGCGCTCACCTCGAGATCGACGAACGGCGATCGCAACTGCGTGCACTCTCACCGCAGCGCACCCTCGACCGGGGCTACGCCATCGCGCAGATCGACGACGGCAGCGTTCTGCGTTCGGCGGCATCGGCCGCACCCGGCGCTCGAGTGCTGCTGACCCTCGCCGACGGCCGGCTCGCGACCGTGGTCGAGACTCCCACCCCCACTGCAGAGAGGCCCGCCTAG